In the Streptomyces sp. SJL17-4 genome, GTACGCCCGGCGCTATCGTCGTCGCGAAGTCGATCGCGCCGAGCTTCTTCAGGGCCCGCCCCGCCGTGCCCAGTTTGTAGAACATCTGGAGGTAGTCGAGGAGCGCGCGCTCGGCGTCGATCGCCAGCGCGTACACCTCACCGCCGCCGGGGGCGACGGCGATCTTGCGTTCCTCGTAGGGAAGGGCCTCCGTCTCGAAGAGCTGTGCGATGCCCTGTCTGCCTTCGACCTCCACGAGAAGGGTGCGCTTGCCCTCCGTCGCGAGGGCGAGCGCGAGGGCGGCGGCGACCGTCGTCTTACCGGTACCGCCCTTGCCGCTGACGACCTGGAGCCTGCTCACGCTGTCGAGCCTAACCACTGGCGGTGCCGGCCAATCAGGAGGCCGCCCCGGAGAAGCCCCCTAGGGGCGGCTTCAGGGCAGCCTCGGAGAGCCGCCCCGCGTCAGCGGATACAGTCGGGCCCATGACCAAGTGGGAGTACGTCACGGTGCCGCTTCTGGTGCACGCGACCAAGCAGATTCTGGACACCTGGGGCGAGGACGGCTGGGAGCTCGTCCAGGTCGTGCCCGGGCCGAACAACCCCGAGCAGCTCGTGGCCTACCTGAAGCGGGCCAAGTCGTGAGCGGGGCCGTCGAGGCGAAGCTCGCCGAACTCGGCCTGACCCTGCCCGCCGTGGTGCCGCCGCTGGCCGCCTACCAGCCGGCCGTGCAGTCGGGCGTCTACGTCTACACCTCGGGCCAGCTCCCGATGGTGGGCGGCGAACTCCAGCTGACCGGCAAGGTCGGCGCCGAGGTCACCGCCGAGGAGGCCAAGAAGCTCGCCGCCACCTGCGCGCTGAACGCCCTCGCGGCCGTGAAGTCGGTCGCCGGTGACCTCGACCGGATCAAGCGGGTCGTGAAGGTCGTCGGCTTCGTCGCCTCCGCCTCCGACTTCACCGGGCAGCCGGGCGTCATCAACGGCGCCAGCGAGCTGCTCGGCGCGGTCCTCGGCGACAAGGGCGTGCACGCGCGCAGCGCCGTCGGCGTGGCCGTGCTGCCGCTCGACGCCCCGGTCGAGGTCGAGGTCCAGGTGGAGCTGGTCGAGGCCTGACCGCCTGCCACAGACGACACAGAGCCGGTTCTCCCGTGACGGGCCCGCAAGGGTCCACCCGGCGAGAACCGGCTCTCGTGCATTCAAGTACTTGCGCATAGCATCCGGCCATGTCGAATGGTCAGTGGTACCCGCCCGAGTGGCCCGACCGCATCCGCGCCCTCGCCGCCGGTGAGCTCACCCCGGTGACCCCGCGCCGCGCCGCCACCGTCCTGCTGCTGCGGGACGGGGATGCCGGGCCCGACGTCCACATGCTGCGCCGCCGCGCCTCGATGGCCTTCGCGGGCGGCGCGTACGCCTACCCCGGCGGCGGGGTCGACCCGCGCGACGAGCACCCGGTGCGCTGGGCGGGCCCCTCCCTGGACACCTGGACGGACCGGCTCGGCCTCGACGACCCCGCGCAGGCCCAGGCCGTGGTCTGCGCCGCCGTACGCGAGACGTACGAGGAGGCGGGCGTCCTGCTCGCCGGGGAGACCGAGGACACCGTCGTCGGCGACACGACCGGCGCGGACTGGGAGACGGACCGGGAGGCGCTCGTCGCCCGGGAGCTGTCCTTCGCCGACTTCCTGGACCGGCGCGGGCTCGTCGTCCGCTCCGACCTGCTCGGCGCGTGGGCCCGCTGGATCACGCCGGAGTTCGAGCAGCGCCGGTACGACACCTGGTTCTTCGTGGCCGCCCTGCCGGCCGGGCAGCGCACCCGGAACGCCTCCACGGAGGCCGACCGGACCGTCTGGATCCGCCCGGCGGAGGCCGCCGCCGGGTACGACCGGGGCGAGCTGACCATGATGCCGCCGACGATCTCGACCCTGCGCACCCTGGAGCCGTACGGGACGGCAGCCGAGGCCCTCGCGGGGGCGCGGGAGCAGGACATGACCCCCGTCCTCGCGCAGGCGCGCCTGGACGGCGGGGAGCTGGTCCTGAGCTGGCCGGGCCACGAGGAGTTCACCAAGATCATCCCGACGGGGGGTGCCCGATGAGCGACGCCGCCGCCCTGCCCGGTCAGCCGCGCGGACTCGTGGTCTCCGGGCCCGCGACCGACCGCGCCGTGAACGTCCTCGCGCCGAACCCGTCCGCGATGACCCTCGACGGCACCAACACCTGGCTGCTCTCCGAGCCCGGCTCGGACCTCGCCGTCGTCGTCGACCCGGGGCCGCTCGACGAGAGTCATCTGCGGCATGTGATCGACACGGCGGAGAAGCTCGGAAAGCGGGTCGCGCTCACCCTGCTGACCCACGGCCACCCGGACCACGCCGAGGGCGCCGGGCTCTTCGCCGAGCTGACCGGGACGGCCGTACGGGCCCTCGACCCGGCGCTGCGGCTCGGCGACGAGGGCCTCGGCGCGGGGGACGTGGTGGCCGTCGGCGGCCTGGAGCTGAGGGTCGTCCCGACGCCCGGCCACACCTCCGACTCGCTCTCGTTCCACCTGCCGGCCGACCGGGCCGTCCTGACGGGCGACACGATCCTGGGGCGCGGGACGACGATGGTGGCCCATCCGGACGGGCGCCTCGGCGACTACCTGGACTCGCTGCGGCGGCTGCGCTCGCTGACGGTGGACGACGGGGTGCACACCGTTCTGCCGGGGCACGGGCCGGTGCTCGAGGACGCGCAGGGGGCCGTGGAGTTCTACCTCGCACACCGGGCGAGCCGGCTCGCCCAGGTCGAGACGGCGGTCGAGAGCGGCCACCGGACGCCGGCGGAGGTCGTCGCCCATGTGTACGCGGACGTGGACCGCTCGCTGTGGCCGGCGGCCGAGCTGTCCGTGCGGGCACAGCTGGAGTACCTGAGGGAGCGCGGCCTGGTCTGAGCGGCGGGGCGGAGTTGTCACGATCCGGAACCGAGCGGGCCCCCGGCGCGTCGATCGTCTTGACCTGTGCTTTACGCTCCGCTTACTTCTGGTCGTAGCTTTCGGGGGGAACGCCCGTGTTCGTCATCGCCATCCTGCTGGTCATAGCCGCAGTGGTGCTCTTTTTCGTCGGTCGTGCCAACGACTCCAAGGGGCTGAAGTTCGGCGCCCTCGGCGCGGTCCTGGCCGGTGTGTTCTCGCTGATCGTGAGCATGACGTACGTGATCAGCGCGTACGAGGTCGGTGTGCCGGTCGCCTTCGGCAAGGTCGGCTCGCCCATGACCTCCGGCATGCACGTGAAGTCGCCCTTCACCGACGTCACGACCTTCTCGACCCGCCCGGTCGACCTCAACCTCTCCGACAAGGACGTGGTCGAGGTCCGCTCCTCGCAGGGCGGTGTCATGTACGTCGAGGTGACGGTGAAGTGGGCCGTCGTCCCGACCAAGGCCGTGGAGCTCTACAAGCTCGCGGGCAGCGAGGACGCCATCCAGCAGCGCCTCGTCTACCCGGACAGCCGGGAGATCGTCCGTAACGTCTTCGCCCGCTACACCAGCGAGCAGGGCTACGCCTCCGACCGCGAGAAGATCAACGCCGAGATCGGCACCCTGATCAAGGAGCGCCTGGTCCCGCGCGGCATCGACGTGACCACGGTCAACCTGCGCAACGTGAAGCCCTCGGACTCGCTCCAGGCCCAGATCGACCGCAAGATCCAGCAGCAGCAGGCCACCGAGCGCGCCACCGAGGCCGCCCGTACCGCCAAGGCCGAGGCCGACCGGCGCCGGATCGAGGCGGAGGGCATCGCCCGCGCCAACAAGATCCTCAACGACTCGCTGACGGACCGGGTCCTGATGAACCAGTGCATCGACGCGTTCAAGGAGGCCGCGGCGAAGAACCCGATCTACACCGTGCCCTGCGCGAACGGTTCCTCGGCGCCGGTGATCGTGGACGGCTCGAAGCGCTGACGGCGAGCCCGTAGGCGTACGAGAAGGGCCGCCCCGGTCTTGTCGGCCGGGGCGGCCCTTTCTCGTTCTCGTCTTCGTACGAGGATGCGCGTACGAGCATCCGCCTACGGGCATCCGCGTACGAGGATGCGCGTAGGCGGATGCCTACCGCGAGCGCTTCGCGAGGCGCTCCACGTCCAGCAGGATCACGGCGCGGGCCTCCAGGCGCAGCCAGCCGCGCTGGGCGAAGTCGGCGAGCGCCTTGTTGACCGTCTCGCGGGAGGCGCCCACCAGCTGGGCCAGCTCCTCCTGGGTGAGGTCGTGGACGACGTGGATGCCCTCCTCCGACTGCACGCCGAAGCGGCGCGACAGGTCGAGGAGTGCGCGGGCGACACGGCCCGGGACGTCGGAGAAGACCAGGTCGGACATCTGGTCGTTGGTCTTGCGGAGTCGGCGGGCGACGGCGCGCAGCAGCGCGGTGGCCACCTCGGGGCGGGCGTTCAGCCAGGGCTGGAGGTCGCCGTGGCCGAGACCCAGCAGCTTGACCTCGGTCAGCGCGGTCGCGGTGGCGGTGCGCGGGCCCGGGTCGAAGAGCGACAGCTCGCCGATCAGCTCGCCGGGGCCGAGGACGGCCAGCATGTTCTCCCGGCCGTCGGGGGAAGTGCGGTGCAGCTTCACCTTGCCCTCGGTGACCACGTACAGGCGGTCGCCGGGGTCGCCCTCGTGGAAGAGCGCGTCGCCACGGGCGAGCGTCGCCTCACTCATCGAGGCGCGCAGCTCGGCTGCCTGCTCGTCATCGAGCGCCGCGAAGAGCGGGGCGCGCCGCAGAACGTCGTCCACGAGTTCTCTCCATACTGTCGACCTGCTCAGGGACCTGCGTCCCATGATGCCGGACGTACAAAACAGTGCGATCAATCACAACAAGTTTGACGTACCGAGCCGCCCGACCGTACGTCAGGGGCCCGATTGGGGGCTGATCGGCCACGCCCGGGGCGGATGTCGGTGGTGGCCCCTAGGCTGGCCGGGTGTCCAACTCGCCGGTGAGAGCGCAGGCCAAGGGGGCTGAAAGAGTGTCGGCCGAACATAATTCCGCCGTGGGCGAACACGGCGTGTCGAAGCGGGCGAAAGCCGCAAATCGGAAGCCTGCGGGGGCTGTGAAGTCCGCCGAGCCCATGAAGCCCACCAAGCCCACCAAGCCTGCCAAGCCCGTGAAGCCCGAGTCGCGGCTCGCGATGGTCCGCCGGGCCCGCAGGATCAACCGCGAGCTCGCCGAGGTCTTCCCGTACGCCCATCCGGAGCTCGACTTCCGCAATCCCTTCGAGCTGCTCGTCGCCACGGTCCTCTCGGCGCAGACCACCGACCTGCGGGTCAACCAGACCACCCCGGCCCTCTTCGCGAAGTACCCCACGCCCGAGGACCTCGCCGCCGCCGTGCCCGAGGAGGTCGAGGAGCTCATCCGCCCCACCGGCTTCTTCCGCGCCAAGACCAAGTCGATCATGGGTCTCGCGACCGCTCTCCGGGACGACTTCGGCGGCGAGGTCCCCGGCCGTCTCGCGGACCTCGTCAAGCTTCCCGGCGTCGGCCGCAAGACCGCCTTCGTCGTCCTCGGCAATGCCTTCGGTGTCCCCGGTATCACCGTGGACACCCACTTCATGCGGCTCGTCCGGCGCTGGCGGTGGACCGATTCCGACGACCCCGTGAAGATCGAGGCCGAGGTCGCCACGATCTTCCCGAAGAGCGAGTGGACGATGCTCTCGCACCGGGTGATCTTCCACGGCCGCCGCATCTGCCACGCCCGCAAGCCGGCCTGCGGCGCCTGCCCGATCACCCACCTCTGCCCGTCGTACGGGGAGGGCGAGACCGACCCCGAGAAGGCGAAGAAGCTGCTCAAGTACGAGATGGGCGGCTTTCCCGGCCAGCGGCTCGACCCGCCGCCCGGCTATCCGGGCCGCCCGGCGCCGCCACTGGGCGCGAGCGACGGCTGAGCCCCGTTCCCCGGAACACCCGGACGACCCGTACGACCCCTACAACCCGTACGACCCGCAAGAGCTCCAGAGGGAACGAACCCCTACATCGATCGCGTTGTGAAACTCGGGGGTGCCTATGACGCGCACTGACGAAGAGATCCATGGGCCCGGCACCGGCGGGCTGCTCAGCCGGGACGGGCTGCCCGACTGGCTCGGGCCCGTCGACCGGGCCGCCCGCACGGTCGAGCCCGAGCAGCTGAGCCGCTTCCTGCCGCCCGCGAGCGGCGCCGGGCGGCAGTCCGCCGTCCTCGTCCTCTTCGGCGAGGGCGACCGCGGCCCCGAGCTGCTGCTCATGGAGCGGGCCGGCAGCCTCCGCTCGCACGCGGGACAGCCCTCCTTCCCCGGCGGCGCCCTCGACCCCGAGGACGGCGACCCGGCGAACGGCGGGCTGCTGCGCGCCGCCCTCCGGGAGGCCCGGGAGGAGACCGGGCTCGACCCGGCAGGCGTCCAGCTCTTCGCCGTCCTTCCCCAGCTCTACATCCCGGTCAGCGGCTTCGTCGTCACCCCGGTCCTCGGCTGGTGGCGCGCCCCCAGCCCCGTCGGGGTCGTCGACCCCGGCGAGACCGCCCGGGTCTTCACCGTCCCCGTGGCAGATCTCACGGATCCGGCGAACCGCGCGACCGCGGTCCATCCGAGCGGCCACCAGGGCCCCGCGTTCCTGGTCGCGTCCGCTCTGGTCTGGGGTTTTACGGCCGGAGTGATCGACAGACTGCTGCACTTCTCCGGCTGGGAGCGCCCCTGGGACCGGTCCAAGCAGGTCCCGCTCGACTGGCGCTCATGACAGGCTGAACTCCGGCGGACTGGCTGATCCCCGGCGACCGGAAACGAATCTGCGAGGCAATTGACGGTGAACGTGCTGGACATCTTGTTGCTGCTCGCCGCCGTGTGGTTCGCGATCATCGGTTACCGCCAGGGATTCGTGGTCGGCATCCTGTCGGTGATCGGCTTCCTCGGCGGCGGCCTCGTCGCCGTCCTGCTGCTGCCGATCCTCTGGGACCAGCTCACGGACAACAGCGAGGTCTCGACCACGGCGACGGTCGTCTTCGTGATGGTGGTCATCGTCTGTGCCTCCGTCGGCCAGGCCTTCACCACCCACCTGGGCAACAAGCTGCGCCGCCACATCACCTGGTCGCCCGCCCGCGCCCTCGACGCCACCGGCGGCGCCCTCGTCAACGTCGTCGCGATGCTGCTCGTGGCCTGGCTGATCGGCTCCGGGCTCGCCCGTACCACCATGCCCACCCTGGGCAAGGAGGTGCGGAACTCCAAGGTCCTGCTCGGCGTCGAGCAGGTGATGCCGGATCAGGCCTCCCGCTGGTTCGACGACTTCAGCTCCACCCTGGCCCGCAGCGGCTTCCCGCCGGTCTTCAGCCCCTTCGCCAACGAGCCGATCACCCCGGTCATGCCCCCCGACCCGGCGCTCGCCCAGAGCCCGGTCGCCGCCCGTGC is a window encoding:
- a CDS encoding DUF4177 domain-containing protein encodes the protein MTKWEYVTVPLLVHATKQILDTWGEDGWELVQVVPGPNNPEQLVAYLKRAKS
- a CDS encoding RidA family protein produces the protein MSGAVEAKLAELGLTLPAVVPPLAAYQPAVQSGVYVYTSGQLPMVGGELQLTGKVGAEVTAEEAKKLAATCALNALAAVKSVAGDLDRIKRVVKVVGFVASASDFTGQPGVINGASELLGAVLGDKGVHARSAVGVAVLPLDAPVEVEVQVELVEA
- a CDS encoding NUDIX domain-containing protein: MSNGQWYPPEWPDRIRALAAGELTPVTPRRAATVLLLRDGDAGPDVHMLRRRASMAFAGGAYAYPGGGVDPRDEHPVRWAGPSLDTWTDRLGLDDPAQAQAVVCAAVRETYEEAGVLLAGETEDTVVGDTTGADWETDREALVARELSFADFLDRRGLVVRSDLLGAWARWITPEFEQRRYDTWFFVAALPAGQRTRNASTEADRTVWIRPAEAAAGYDRGELTMMPPTISTLRTLEPYGTAAEALAGAREQDMTPVLAQARLDGGELVLSWPGHEEFTKIIPTGGAR
- a CDS encoding MBL fold metallo-hydrolase, with protein sequence MSDAAALPGQPRGLVVSGPATDRAVNVLAPNPSAMTLDGTNTWLLSEPGSDLAVVVDPGPLDESHLRHVIDTAEKLGKRVALTLLTHGHPDHAEGAGLFAELTGTAVRALDPALRLGDEGLGAGDVVAVGGLELRVVPTPGHTSDSLSFHLPADRAVLTGDTILGRGTTMVAHPDGRLGDYLDSLRRLRSLTVDDGVHTVLPGHGPVLEDAQGAVEFYLAHRASRLAQVETAVESGHRTPAEVVAHVYADVDRSLWPAAELSVRAQLEYLRERGLV
- a CDS encoding prohibitin family protein — translated: MFVIAILLVIAAVVLFFVGRANDSKGLKFGALGAVLAGVFSLIVSMTYVISAYEVGVPVAFGKVGSPMTSGMHVKSPFTDVTTFSTRPVDLNLSDKDVVEVRSSQGGVMYVEVTVKWAVVPTKAVELYKLAGSEDAIQQRLVYPDSREIVRNVFARYTSEQGYASDREKINAEIGTLIKERLVPRGIDVTTVNLRNVKPSDSLQAQIDRKIQQQQATERATEAARTAKAEADRRRIEAEGIARANKILNDSLTDRVLMNQCIDAFKEAAAKNPIYTVPCANGSSAPVIVDGSKR
- a CDS encoding Crp/Fnr family transcriptional regulator — protein: MDDVLRRAPLFAALDDEQAAELRASMSEATLARGDALFHEGDPGDRLYVVTEGKVKLHRTSPDGRENMLAVLGPGELIGELSLFDPGPRTATATALTEVKLLGLGHGDLQPWLNARPEVATALLRAVARRLRKTNDQMSDLVFSDVPGRVARALLDLSRRFGVQSEEGIHVVHDLTQEELAQLVGASRETVNKALADFAQRGWLRLEARAVILLDVERLAKRSR
- the nth gene encoding endonuclease III, yielding MKPTKPTKPAKPVKPESRLAMVRRARRINRELAEVFPYAHPELDFRNPFELLVATVLSAQTTDLRVNQTTPALFAKYPTPEDLAAAVPEEVEELIRPTGFFRAKTKSIMGLATALRDDFGGEVPGRLADLVKLPGVGRKTAFVVLGNAFGVPGITVDTHFMRLVRRWRWTDSDDPVKIEAEVATIFPKSEWTMLSHRVIFHGRRICHARKPACGACPITHLCPSYGEGETDPEKAKKLLKYEMGGFPGQRLDPPPGYPGRPAPPLGASDG
- a CDS encoding CoA pyrophosphatase, which produces MTRTDEEIHGPGTGGLLSRDGLPDWLGPVDRAARTVEPEQLSRFLPPASGAGRQSAVLVLFGEGDRGPELLLMERAGSLRSHAGQPSFPGGALDPEDGDPANGGLLRAALREAREETGLDPAGVQLFAVLPQLYIPVSGFVVTPVLGWWRAPSPVGVVDPGETARVFTVPVADLTDPANRATAVHPSGHQGPAFLVASALVWGFTAGVIDRLLHFSGWERPWDRSKQVPLDWRS
- a CDS encoding MarP family serine protease, producing the protein MNVLDILLLLAAVWFAIIGYRQGFVVGILSVIGFLGGGLVAVLLLPILWDQLTDNSEVSTTATVVFVMVVIVCASVGQAFTTHLGNKLRRHITWSPARALDATGGALVNVVAMLLVAWLIGSGLARTTMPTLGKEVRNSKVLLGVEQVMPDQASRWFDDFSSTLARSGFPPVFSPFANEPITPVMPPDPALAQSPVAARAQRSIVKVVGTAQSCGKVLEGTGFVFADRRIMTNAHVVGGVDEPTVQIGGEGRLYDAKVVLYDWQRDIAVLDVPDLKATPLTFTDEDARSGDSAIVAGFPENGAYDVRSARVRGRINADGPDIYRRGEVRRDVYSLYATVRQGNSGGPLLTVDGEVSGVIFARSLDDANTGYALTVDEIREDIELGRTANQQVDTQACAL